A window of the Desulfobacula toluolica Tol2 genome harbors these coding sequences:
- a CDS encoding SDR family NAD(P)-dependent oxidoreductase, with protein MQIKGKVALVLGAVKGIGKGIGLALAQHGATLVLTRYDWEDAFESMENDFLSSDSEHLIITADLRSIKDIKRVASHIKEKYGRLDILINNIERGGWPVVHGEYTEDQWDLEIETTLKAKRWVFESVFDLLKNAKEAVVINISSIAGMVGRSGPAALVFNDAYAAANKGISSFTETWARLGAPNIRVNEIMLGIFDTRHARGTRGWREVLTTDEKQSLIDHILLNRTGCVEDVVKACLFIVKDAPYMTGSILRLDGGYVLAGEKIPPMPKGIV; from the coding sequence ATGCAGATTAAAGGAAAGGTAGCCCTTGTTCTTGGTGCTGTTAAAGGGATTGGAAAGGGTATTGGGCTTGCTCTTGCGCAGCATGGGGCAACATTGGTATTGACCCGGTATGACTGGGAAGATGCATTTGAGAGTATGGAGAACGATTTTTTATCATCGGATTCGGAGCATTTGATTATTACGGCTGATCTGCGCAGTATCAAAGATATAAAAAGAGTGGCATCCCATATCAAGGAAAAATATGGTCGTCTGGATATCCTGATTAATAATATAGAGAGAGGTGGATGGCCTGTGGTTCATGGTGAATATACCGAAGACCAATGGGATCTTGAGATTGAGACCACACTTAAGGCCAAGCGGTGGGTGTTTGAGTCTGTTTTTGACCTTTTGAAAAATGCAAAAGAGGCGGTGGTTATAAACATATCTTCTATCGCAGGTATGGTAGGGCGCTCCGGTCCTGCTGCACTGGTTTTTAATGATGCGTATGCTGCTGCCAACAAAGGGATTTCTTCTTTTACTGAAACCTGGGCTCGCCTGGGTGCGCCTAATATTCGGGTCAATGAAATTATGCTGGGAATCTTTGATACCCGTCATGCCCGAGGAACCCGAGGGTGGCGAGAGGTTCTAACAACTGATGAAAAGCAGTCTTTAATTGATCACATTCTGTTGAATCGAACAGGATGTGTTGAGGATGTCGTCAAGGCCTGTCTGTTTATTGTCAAAGACGCCCCCTATATGACCGGAAGCATCTTGAGGCTTGATGGCGGATATGTGCTTGCCGGGGAAAAAATACCTCCTATGCCCAAAGGAATTGTTTGA
- a CDS encoding deoxyguanosinetriphosphate triphosphohydrolase, which translates to MEAKKKTYIKNSLNSQLTDNLTIRERFQIREKSFLSEYGTLSANAKRRNQEETICNIRTPFQLDRDRIVYSNSFRRLKHKTQVFLSPLGDHYRTRLTHTLEVSEISRNIARAMRLNEDLAEAIALGHDIGHTPFGHGGETALIEIYSPHFSHSDQSLRVVDSLENRGQGLNLTREVRDGILKHSKGFGNIIPTTPGETAITIEGRIVRVADIIAYLNHDLDDALRGKVISSSDIPDICIKKLGKTHSQRASIMIEQLIYNSGPKNDKLILDMGKDTFHAMTILRKFLYEKVYRSPAVHNEFVKAKKVIIDLYNYFLNSPDALQKELEKMEMAPWDSSKNPLNRSVCDMIASMTDRYAMTLYTKIFFPKPLV; encoded by the coding sequence ATGGAAGCAAAAAAGAAAACATATATAAAAAATTCCCTGAATAGCCAACTGACTGACAATCTTACTATCAGGGAACGATTTCAAATCAGGGAAAAAAGCTTTCTTTCCGAATATGGAACTCTGAGTGCCAATGCAAAAAGACGAAACCAGGAAGAAACCATCTGCAATATCAGGACACCTTTCCAGCTTGACAGAGACAGAATTGTCTATTCAAATTCTTTCAGGCGATTGAAACACAAAACACAGGTTTTCCTTTCTCCTTTGGGCGATCATTATAGAACCCGACTAACACATACGCTTGAAGTCTCTGAAATTTCAAGAAACATTGCTCGTGCCATGCGCCTTAACGAAGATCTTGCCGAAGCTATTGCTCTGGGTCATGACATAGGCCATACACCCTTTGGTCATGGCGGAGAAACCGCCTTAATCGAGATATATTCTCCTCATTTTTCACACTCGGATCAAAGCTTAAGAGTTGTGGATTCTCTTGAAAACAGAGGGCAAGGCCTCAACCTGACCAGAGAAGTCAGGGACGGCATCCTCAAACATTCCAAAGGTTTTGGCAACATCATTCCAACGACCCCCGGCGAGACCGCCATTACAATAGAAGGAAGAATTGTCCGGGTTGCGGATATCATTGCCTATTTAAACCATGATCTAGATGACGCTTTAAGAGGCAAAGTAATCTCTTCATCAGATATTCCCGACATCTGTATAAAAAAACTGGGCAAAACACACTCCCAGAGAGCCAGTATTATGATTGAGCAATTGATTTACAACAGTGGGCCGAAAAATGATAAATTAATCCTTGATATGGGCAAAGACACCTTTCATGCCATGACAATATTACGCAAATTTTTATATGAAAAAGTCTATCGATCCCCTGCAGTTCACAATGAATTTGTAAAGGCTAAAAAGGTTATTATTGATCTTTATAATTATTTTTTAAATAGTCCGGATGCATTGCAAAAAGAGCTGGAAAAAATGGAAATGGCCCCATGGGATTCTTCAAAAAACCCCCTTAACCGATCTGTATGTGATATGATAGCCAGCATGACCGACCGCTATGCCATGACATTGTATACCAAAATTTTTTTCCCAAAACCCTTGGTCTGA
- a CDS encoding nucleoside deaminase, whose amino-acid sequence MEYEHYMGLALEQAQIAFDRGEFPVGCVIVQDEKVIAVGARQGTTLDRAFFSEIDHAEIRALKQLEVIGTQFDPERSVLFCTMEPCLMCLGAIILSGIKKIVYAYEDPMGGGTTCDLKRMAPLYKNCGIDIVSGVLREKSLDLFCNFFNKETNLYWKNSYLETYTLEQKK is encoded by the coding sequence TTGGAGTACGAACATTACATGGGTTTGGCATTGGAACAAGCTCAAATAGCATTTGACAGGGGTGAATTTCCGGTTGGGTGTGTTATCGTGCAGGATGAAAAAGTGATAGCAGTCGGTGCAAGGCAGGGGACAACTCTGGATCGGGCATTTTTCAGTGAAATAGATCATGCTGAAATAAGAGCGTTGAAGCAGCTTGAAGTCATTGGTACTCAATTTGATCCTGAACGGTCCGTTCTTTTTTGTACCATGGAGCCATGCCTGATGTGCTTGGGTGCTATTATCCTGTCCGGTATAAAAAAAATTGTATATGCCTATGAAGATCCCATGGGGGGCGGGACCACCTGTGATTTAAAAAGAATGGCGCCCTTGTATAAAAATTGCGGTATTGATATTGTCTCGGGGGTCTTGCGCGAAAAAAGTCTTGATCTTTTTTGTAATTTTTTTAATAAAGAGACTAACTTATACTGGAAGAACAGTTATTTGGAAACTTATACTCTTGAGCAGAAAAAATAA
- the infC gene encoding translation initiation factor IF-3, with translation MSKRGRQDQTCVNKGIRASQVRVIGADGTQIGIIPIEEALRIAGEDSLDLVEVSPDAKPPVCKIMDFGKFKYEQTKKKQEAKRKQKSTQIKEIKVRPKTNDHDLETKVKHIEKFISKNDKVKITLVFRGREFMLKEQANKVLNKIVALTDTFAQVEQYPKFEGRVITMLLGPK, from the coding sequence ATATCTAAGCGAGGAAGGCAGGATCAGACATGTGTGAATAAGGGGATCCGGGCTAGTCAGGTTCGTGTTATCGGCGCTGATGGCACCCAGATAGGAATTATACCCATTGAAGAGGCCTTAAGGATTGCGGGTGAAGATTCTCTTGATTTGGTTGAGGTTTCGCCGGATGCAAAACCGCCCGTCTGCAAAATAATGGATTTTGGAAAATTTAAGTATGAGCAGACCAAAAAAAAGCAGGAGGCTAAACGCAAACAGAAAAGTACTCAGATTAAGGAAATAAAAGTACGGCCGAAAACAAATGACCACGATCTTGAAACCAAGGTTAAGCATATTGAGAAGTTTATCAGTAAAAATGATAAGGTTAAAATTACGCTGGTTTTCAGAGGCAGGGAATTTATGCTTAAAGAGCAGGCCAATAAGGTTCTGAATAAAATTGTCGCCCTTACTGATACGTTCGCCCAAGTCGAGCAGTATCCAAAGTTTGAAGGCCGTGTCATTACAATGCTTTTAGGACCTAAATAA
- the rpmI gene encoding 50S ribosomal protein L35 — MPKIKTCRAAAKRFKKTGSGKYKFRKSHSSHILTKKSTKRKRSLRLDQMVDQDNMQEVRRLLPNG; from the coding sequence ATGCCTAAAATTAAGACATGCAGAGCGGCAGCAAAGCGGTTTAAGAAAACAGGATCAGGTAAATATAAATTTCGAAAATCCCACTCCAGTCATATTTTAACCAAAAAAAGCACTAAAAGAAAAAGATCTTTAAGGCTGGATCAGATGGTTGATCAGGATAATATGCAGGAAGTCAGGCGTTTATTGCCCAATGGATAG
- the rplT gene encoding 50S ribosomal protein L20, translated as MRVKRGFKARRRRNKVLKLAKGFRGGRSKLYRTAADAVDKALMYAYRDRKVRKREFRKLWIVRINAAARINDLSYSKFINGLKLVGSELDRKVLADLAISDPAGFSQLASQASAQFN; from the coding sequence ATGAGAGTCAAAAGAGGATTTAAAGCCAGAAGACGAAGGAATAAAGTACTTAAACTTGCAAAAGGGTTTAGAGGCGGAAGAAGCAAGTTGTACCGCACAGCAGCGGATGCCGTCGACAAAGCGTTGATGTATGCGTACAGGGATAGAAAAGTGCGCAAAAGAGAATTTAGAAAACTTTGGATAGTTAGAATTAATGCGGCTGCCAGGATCAATGATCTGTCATACAGCAAATTTATAAATGGTCTTAAATTGGTAGGCAGCGAGTTGGATCGTAAGGTATTGGCTGATCTTGCAATTTCTGATCCGGCGGGTTTTTCTCAATTGGCCTCACAGGCCAGTGCCCAGTTTAATTAG
- the pheS gene encoding phenylalanine--tRNA ligase subunit alpha, with the protein MQNNIIDIEKEAFESIEQAGDPDQLEQLSIKYLGRKGVLTKFLRNISSLPDDERPSAGKNANILKGKLEAAFKEALSKLEAVDAAGLTGIDVTLPGRPAKRGSFHPITQVAKEISDIFLRLGFDIAESPEVETDYYNFEALNIPKYHPARDMQDTFYVSENIVLRTHTSPSQPRVMESTQPPVRIISPGKVFRCDSDITHTPMFYQIEGLMVDKNISFGDLKGILTTFVHQFFDKETSLRFRPSFFPFTEPSAEVDIRCVMCKGEGCRICSKTGWLEVLGSGMVHPAVFENVGYDTDQYTGFAFGIGIERMAMLKYGIDDIRKFYENDIRFLGQF; encoded by the coding sequence TTGCAAAACAATATTATCGATATTGAGAAAGAAGCCTTTGAAAGTATAGAGCAGGCAGGTGATCCGGATCAGCTTGAACAGCTTTCCATTAAATATCTTGGCAGAAAGGGTGTACTCACTAAATTTTTAAGGAACATTTCTTCGCTTCCTGATGATGAACGTCCCAGTGCCGGTAAGAATGCTAATATTCTTAAAGGAAAGCTTGAAGCTGCTTTTAAGGAAGCTCTTTCAAAGCTTGAGGCAGTTGATGCTGCAGGGTTGACAGGCATTGATGTGACTCTGCCGGGGCGACCGGCTAAACGGGGTTCTTTTCATCCTATCACCCAAGTGGCCAAAGAGATTAGTGATATTTTTTTAAGACTTGGGTTTGATATTGCAGAAAGTCCGGAAGTTGAAACGGATTACTATAATTTTGAGGCCTTAAATATCCCTAAATATCATCCTGCCAGAGATATGCAGGACACATTTTATGTGTCGGAAAATATTGTCTTAAGAACGCACACTTCTCCGTCACAGCCGCGCGTAATGGAAAGTACCCAGCCGCCGGTTAGAATTATTTCACCTGGAAAGGTGTTCAGATGTGATTCGGATATCACTCATACGCCTATGTTTTATCAGATCGAAGGTCTTATGGTGGATAAAAATATTTCTTTTGGGGATTTAAAAGGGATTTTGACCACCTTTGTTCATCAATTTTTTGACAAAGAAACTTCCTTACGGTTCCGGCCCAGTTTTTTTCCATTTACCGAGCCCAGTGCAGAAGTTGATATCCGTTGTGTCATGTGCAAGGGAGAGGGCTGCCGAATCTGTTCAAAGACAGGGTGGCTTGAAGTATTAGGTTCCGGGATGGTTCATCCTGCAGTATTTGAAAACGTCGGGTATGATACGGACCAGTATACCGGGTTTGCTTTCGGCATTGGCATTGAGCGAATGGCCATGCTCAAATATGGTATTGATGATATCAGAAAATTTTATGAAAACGATATCCGTTTTCTGGGGCAGTTTTAA
- the pheT gene encoding phenylalanine--tRNA ligase subunit beta has protein sequence MKTISVFWGSFNMKVSLSWLKEYVCVELEPSLISEKLTMAGLEVDSVEDRYEYLDHIVVAKVNEVEKHPNAEKLSVCQVDAGGDELIQVVCGAPNVREGMFVPCALPGAVLPGDLKIKKGKLRGEVSQGMLCSAAELRLNSDTSGIMDLEGEFFAGTPLEEALKLSDTVFEIDLTPNRPDCLGVIGVAREVGAFVEPRQKVMLPDYTLPADRVINESIHDYAKVRIIDSDLCPRYSAGLLFDVKIAPSPFWLQERLESIGLEPINNVVDITNFVMMETGQPLHAFDFDEVSKGEIIVRRAGDDTDFVTLDSKSHKLEPDMLMICDGQRPVALAGVMGGENSEISDSTTRVLVESAYFNPVSIRKTAKKTGIATDASHRFERGIDPEGTVNALNRAVSLMAKICDAKIAKDIIDEYPQNFVPLEIDLNTNALNIRLGTDLNAGAIGEILESVGFDIEKIGDARLKVGVPSFRVDVTRPEDLSEEVARLWGYNNIETRFPLVPAKGKLLDPKVILREKIRQIIVGFSFFEAINYNFINENFCDKLNLPEGDRRRQVETILNPISDQMSVLRSSMIPGLFETMKKNISQQTVTLKIFEIGKVFYATQKGLLPEEQEMIAGLITGNRTDQTWHSKKSEVDFFDLKGVVEGFLDALMIKDRVFEKLEDNTCPYYKKGYAAFVKSGDSIIGTLGKIDEKVLKNYGLKQDAFVFDFNLSTIQDLLPEAVIAKPLPRFPSLSRDITIIVGRDVTVGEILEQIEFIAEKQSLIEKVFLFDIFEGKPLSEGKKSLSFRVVYRSSSKTLKEKNIKKLHTDISKTLLDRFDADLPD, from the coding sequence ATGAAAACGATATCCGTTTTCTGGGGCAGTTTTAATATGAAAGTCAGTTTAAGCTGGTTAAAAGAGTACGTTTGTGTTGAGCTTGAGCCTTCCCTGATCTCTGAAAAGCTTACCATGGCAGGCCTTGAGGTTGATTCAGTGGAAGATAGATATGAATACCTTGACCATATTGTTGTCGCTAAAGTCAATGAGGTTGAGAAACATCCGAATGCAGAAAAGCTGTCTGTCTGCCAGGTTGATGCCGGTGGTGACGAGCTGATTCAAGTTGTCTGTGGTGCCCCCAATGTAAGAGAGGGTATGTTTGTGCCGTGCGCGCTTCCAGGTGCCGTGCTTCCCGGAGATCTGAAAATAAAAAAAGGTAAGCTTAGAGGCGAAGTTTCCCAGGGAATGTTGTGCAGTGCAGCTGAATTGAGGCTTAATTCGGATACATCCGGGATTATGGATCTTGAGGGTGAATTTTTTGCAGGAACGCCTCTTGAAGAAGCCTTGAAATTGTCTGATACGGTTTTTGAAATTGATTTGACCCCCAATAGACCGGATTGTCTTGGTGTGATCGGTGTTGCCCGTGAAGTAGGGGCTTTTGTGGAACCAAGGCAAAAGGTGATGCTTCCAGATTATACATTGCCGGCAGATAGGGTTATTAACGAATCCATTCACGATTATGCAAAAGTCCGGATAATTGATTCGGATCTTTGTCCAAGATACTCAGCAGGTCTGTTGTTTGATGTTAAAATTGCACCTTCTCCTTTCTGGTTACAAGAAAGGCTCGAATCCATAGGTCTTGAGCCAATCAATAATGTTGTAGATATTACAAATTTTGTTATGATGGAGACTGGTCAGCCTCTTCACGCATTTGATTTTGATGAGGTCTCAAAAGGTGAGATCATTGTCAGACGAGCGGGCGATGATACTGATTTTGTTACTCTTGACAGCAAAAGTCATAAGCTTGAGCCTGATATGCTCATGATTTGTGACGGGCAAAGACCAGTTGCGCTTGCCGGGGTAATGGGAGGTGAAAATTCCGAGATTTCAGATTCCACAACCCGGGTGCTTGTGGAAAGTGCATATTTTAATCCTGTTTCCATAAGAAAAACTGCAAAGAAAACCGGTATTGCCACTGATGCATCTCATCGATTCGAGCGTGGAATTGATCCTGAGGGAACGGTTAACGCATTAAACAGGGCGGTTTCCCTGATGGCTAAAATTTGTGATGCTAAAATTGCTAAAGATATTATTGATGAGTATCCGCAAAATTTTGTTCCGCTGGAAATTGACTTGAATACGAACGCCTTGAATATTCGACTGGGAACGGATTTGAACGCAGGCGCCATTGGTGAGATTCTGGAGTCAGTGGGATTTGATATCGAAAAGATAGGAGATGCCCGGCTTAAAGTTGGGGTGCCTAGTTTCAGGGTGGATGTTACCCGGCCTGAAGATCTTTCCGAAGAAGTGGCAAGGTTATGGGGTTATAACAATATTGAGACCCGTTTTCCTCTGGTTCCGGCTAAAGGAAAACTGTTGGACCCAAAAGTCATTCTCCGGGAAAAGATCAGGCAGATAATAGTCGGATTTTCTTTTTTTGAAGCCATCAACTATAATTTTATCAATGAAAATTTTTGTGACAAGTTGAATCTGCCTGAAGGAGATCGAAGACGTCAGGTTGAAACAATTTTAAACCCGATTTCAGACCAGATGTCTGTTTTGAGAAGCTCCATGATTCCAGGGCTTTTTGAGACAATGAAAAAAAATATTTCTCAGCAGACAGTTACGTTAAAGATTTTTGAGATCGGCAAGGTTTTTTATGCCACACAAAAAGGATTATTGCCCGAAGAACAAGAAATGATAGCAGGCTTGATAACAGGCAACCGAACTGATCAAACCTGGCATTCAAAAAAAAGTGAAGTTGATTTTTTTGATTTAAAGGGTGTGGTTGAAGGGTTTCTTGATGCCCTTATGATCAAGGACAGGGTTTTTGAAAAACTTGAAGATAATACCTGTCCGTATTATAAAAAAGGGTATGCAGCTTTTGTCAAGTCAGGCGATAGTATTATTGGTACGCTTGGAAAGATTGATGAAAAGGTTTTAAAAAATTATGGGTTGAAGCAGGATGCATTTGTTTTTGATTTCAATTTAAGCACTATACAGGATCTTCTTCCTGAAGCTGTTATTGCTAAGCCGCTTCCTCGTTTTCCTTCACTTTCAAGGGATATTACAATTATTGTAGGCAGGGATGTGACTGTCGGAGAAATCCTGGAACAAATTGAGTTTATTGCTGAAAAACAATCTTTGATTGAAAAAGTATTTCTTTTTGACATCTTTGAAGGCAAGCCGCTATCCGAGGGTAAAAAATCATTATCGTTCAGGGTTGTTTATAGATCCTCGAGTAAAACCTTAAAAGAAAAAAATATTAAAAAGCTGCATACTGATATTTCAAAAACCCTTCTTGATCGGTTTGATGCAGACTTGCCGGATTAG
- a CDS encoding ribosome maturation factor RimP, whose product MLIEKIKKVAQPLCQAENFELVHVEVVKSTRENIVRLFVDKPGGITLDDCVYLSRQLGDLIDVQIDDMPSYRLEVSSPGPNRPLNNKEDFHRFKGERVKIETSDLIENRRKFTGILEVINNDSVVIAVDGRSIEISDHLICKARLAGQ is encoded by the coding sequence ATGTTGATTGAAAAAATTAAAAAAGTAGCGCAGCCATTATGTCAGGCTGAAAATTTTGAGCTTGTTCATGTCGAAGTTGTTAAAAGTACTCGGGAAAATATTGTCCGTCTCTTTGTAGATAAGCCTGGCGGGATCACCTTGGATGATTGTGTTTATCTCAGCCGTCAGCTTGGGGATTTAATTGATGTTCAGATAGATGATATGCCCAGTTACAGGCTTGAAGTTTCTTCGCCAGGACCAAATCGGCCGTTGAATAACAAAGAAGATTTTCATCGTTTCAAGGGTGAGAGGGTAAAAATAGAAACAAGCGATTTGATTGAGAACCGAAGAAAATTTACCGGAATTCTTGAAGTAATTAATAATGATTCTGTTGTTATTGCTGTTGATGGGAGAAGCATTGAGATATCAGATCATTTGATCTGCAAAGCAAGACTTGCAGGTCAGTAA
- the nusA gene encoding transcription termination factor NusA: MFITDIKRVIDQVSREKGIEPEVLINTLKEAIISAARKKIGPRADIEVHYDDKTGDVEVFHFKEVVEEVEYHDSELTLEDGYEYDPECEIGDSLGIKIDTEEFGRIAAQSAKQVIIQKMREAERNAVYENFFHKKGKIINGIVQRFDRGSIIVNLGQTEAILRPRDQMPKENYKRGDRIRAYVMDVLEESKGAQIILSRTHPEFLVELFKTEVPEVSEGIVTLRAAARVPGLRAKVAVSSIDSDVDPVGACVGMKGNRVQSIVQELRGEKIDIVQWSPDIARFVCNALSPAEIARVIIDEDNRSMEVIVSDEYLSIAIGKGGQNVSLACEITGWHLEVTSEEDYSRELKEGYDSLMKLTGVGLSQAETLFKGGYSSLVDIFEAEVEDIVSILDLEESKIKEMIEEAKNILEKESKQEDKESTAEEAEEAEEAEEAEEAEEAEEAEEAEEAEEAEEAEEAEEAEEAEEAEEAEEAEEAEEAEEAEEAEEAEDQEDQEERSEDS, translated from the coding sequence ATGTTTATCACAGATATTAAAAGGGTTATTGATCAGGTAAGCCGTGAAAAGGGTATTGAGCCGGAAGTGCTTATTAATACCCTGAAAGAGGCCATTATTTCTGCGGCCAGAAAGAAAATCGGACCCAGAGCTGATATTGAAGTTCACTATGATGATAAAACGGGTGATGTTGAGGTTTTCCATTTTAAAGAGGTTGTAGAAGAAGTTGAATATCATGACAGTGAATTGACTCTTGAGGACGGATATGAATATGATCCTGAGTGTGAAATCGGTGATAGCTTAGGCATCAAGATTGATACGGAAGAGTTCGGTCGAATTGCCGCTCAGTCAGCCAAGCAGGTTATTATTCAGAAAATGCGAGAGGCTGAAAGAAATGCTGTTTATGAAAACTTTTTTCATAAAAAGGGTAAAATCATCAATGGCATTGTGCAAAGGTTTGACAGAGGCAGTATTATCGTTAATCTCGGGCAGACAGAAGCTATTTTAAGGCCCAGAGATCAAATGCCAAAGGAAAATTATAAGCGTGGTGACAGAATTCGTGCCTATGTGATGGATGTGTTAGAAGAGTCAAAGGGTGCGCAGATTATTTTATCCAGAACACATCCGGAATTTTTAGTAGAATTATTTAAAACCGAAGTTCCCGAGGTTTCCGAAGGAATTGTAACCCTGCGTGCTGCAGCAAGGGTTCCAGGTCTCAGGGCCAAGGTTGCCGTATCCTCAATAGATTCGGATGTGGATCCTGTTGGAGCCTGTGTCGGAATGAAGGGCAACAGGGTTCAGAGTATTGTTCAGGAACTTCGGGGTGAAAAAATTGATATTGTTCAATGGAGTCCGGATATAGCCAGATTTGTCTGTAATGCGCTGTCACCTGCCGAGATTGCCAGGGTGATTATTGATGAAGATAACCGATCCATGGAAGTCATTGTCAGCGATGAATACCTTTCTATTGCCATAGGCAAAGGCGGCCAAAATGTTTCTCTTGCCTGTGAAATTACCGGCTGGCATTTGGAAGTTACCAGTGAAGAGGACTATAGTCGGGAGCTAAAAGAAGGTTACGACAGTTTGATGAAACTTACGGGAGTTGGGTTGTCTCAGGCGGAAACGCTTTTTAAAGGCGGATATTCTTCTCTTGTAGATATATTTGAAGCTGAGGTCGAAGATATTGTTTCAATACTTGATTTGGAGGAATCCAAAATTAAAGAAATGATTGAAGAGGCAAAAAATATTCTGGAAAAGGAATCAAAACAAGAAGATAAAGAATCAACAGCAGAAGAAGCAGAAGAAGCAGAAGAAGCAGAAGAAGCAGAAGAAGCAGAAGAAGCAGAAGAAGCAGAAGAAGCAGAAGAAGCAGAAGAAGCAGAAGAAGCAGAAGAAGCAGAAGAAGCAGAAGAAGCAGAAGAAGCAGAAGAAGCAGAAGAAGCAGAAGAAGCAGAAGAAGCAGAAGAAGCAGAAGAAGCAGAAGAAGCAGAAGATCAAGAAGATCAAGAAGAAAGAAGTGAAGATAGTTAA